A single Anaerolineae bacterium DNA region contains:
- a CDS encoding threonylcarbamoyl-AMP synthase produces the protein MHPERPDPQRIAQAAEILRRGGLVAFPTETVYGLGANALDARAVQRIFAAKGRPSHDPLIVHVATAEDLQQVAREVSSLAEQLTRTFWPGPLTLVLPKASAIPDEVTSGRPTVAVRCPAHPVALALIRAASVPIAAPSANRFGHTSPTTAQHVLDDLGGQIDLILDAGPTPVGVESTVLDLTQRPPVILRPGGLPKETLEAHIGEVGLADGVTAPGPAPSPGMLPRHYAPNTPLWLFLGSRMWALHAMDGISRRWLTAGRKVGVLVSDKDREYWSNAAVTMESLGAEGDYTAMAQRLYSALRELDAAGLDLILTRDFGGEGLGLAIRDRLVRAAVRVIRPGEERSEALLPDQT, from the coding sequence GTGCATCCCGAGCGGCCCGATCCCCAGCGCATCGCCCAGGCCGCCGAAATCCTCCGCCGCGGCGGGCTGGTCGCCTTCCCCACCGAGACTGTTTACGGCCTGGGGGCCAATGCGCTGGACGCGCGGGCGGTGCAGCGCATCTTTGCCGCCAAAGGACGCCCCAGTCACGATCCGCTCATCGTGCATGTCGCCACAGCAGAAGACCTCCAACAGGTCGCCCGCGAAGTCTCCTCGTTGGCCGAGCAGTTGACACGCACCTTCTGGCCCGGCCCGCTGACCTTGGTGCTCCCCAAGGCATCCGCCATCCCCGATGAGGTCACCTCAGGGCGCCCCACCGTGGCCGTGCGTTGCCCCGCCCACCCGGTGGCCCTGGCGCTGATTCGCGCGGCCAGCGTGCCCATCGCCGCCCCCAGCGCCAACCGCTTCGGCCACACCAGCCCCACCACGGCCCAACATGTGCTGGATGACCTCGGTGGCCAGATCGACCTCATCCTGGACGCCGGTCCCACTCCCGTGGGGGTCGAATCCACCGTGCTGGACCTCACCCAAAGGCCACCGGTGATCCTGCGTCCCGGCGGCCTCCCCAAAGAGACCTTGGAGGCCCATATCGGGGAAGTGGGTTTGGCAGACGGGGTAACCGCACCGGGGCCTGCCCCCTCTCCGGGCATGTTGCCCCGCCATTACGCCCCCAACACCCCCCTGTGGCTCTTTTTAGGCTCGCGAATGTGGGCTCTGCACGCCATGGACGGGATCAGCCGCCGCTGGCTGACCGCCGGTCGCAAAGTGGGCGTGCTGGTCAGCGACAAGGACCGCGAATACTGGAGCAACGCCGCCGTGACCATGGAAAGCCTGGGCGCCGAGGGCGACTACACCGCCATGGCGCAGCGACTGTACAGCGCCCTGCGCGAACTGGACGCCGCCGGGCTGGATCTGATCCTGACCCGGGACTTCGGCGGCGAGGGATTGGGCCTGGCCATCCGCGATCGCCTGGTGCGGGCCGCCGTGCGGGTCATCCGTCCCGGCGAGGAGCGGTCCGAGGCGTTGTTGCCCGACCAGACTTAG
- the hypF gene encoding carbamoyltransferase HypF, which translates to MPAEHFHVDGIVQGVGFRPFVYRLARRYGLRGWVRNHTRGVDIAVAGPQAALDAFALALQAEAPPLAQIRQITRSLIPESGLDGDFRILHSEAEEGFTLVSPDVATCPDCLRELFDPSDRRYRYPFINCTNCGPRFSIIRALPYDRPQTTMAAFTMCPACQAEYDDPLNRRFHAQPNACPTCGPHLWFETADRRLTVRGSDKALTTAARWLREGRIVAVKGLGGFHLACDATDTQAVQRLRERKTRPHKPLALMMHDLEMVRGYCRLTPDEEALLTSPSAPIVLLEPLPGNDLSPLVAPGQRRVGVMLPYTPLHHLLLHEVQRPLVMTSGNRRDEPIARTNEEARANLAGLADAFLWHNRPIYNRVDDSVWAVTALGPMPIRRSRGYAPQPIEVPVEAPTPVLATGGEMKNTFCLLARDLAFLSQHIGELELAETWAFFTESVARYQELFGITPGLIAHDMHPDFTVTALEALQDLAPGARPVPVQHHHAHIAACLAENGVTGPAIGVALDGTGYGPDGTIWGGEILVASLRRYHRVGRWQVFPLPGGEAAIRQPLRIALGLLGLLYSEPPTLPLLEGVAPLLRHTLSRQVQRKINTPLTSSCGRLFDAVAALLGVRESITYEGQAAIELETLAATAWPAAPF; encoded by the coding sequence ATGCCCGCCGAGCACTTTCATGTTGACGGGATTGTCCAGGGGGTCGGTTTTCGCCCCTTTGTCTACCGTCTTGCCCGGCGGTACGGACTGCGCGGCTGGGTGCGCAACCACACCCGCGGCGTGGACATTGCCGTGGCCGGCCCCCAGGCAGCCCTCGACGCCTTCGCGCTTGCCCTGCAGGCCGAGGCCCCACCGCTGGCCCAAATCCGCCAAATCACCCGCTCCCTCATCCCCGAATCCGGCCTGGACGGCGACTTTCGCATCCTGCACAGCGAGGCGGAGGAGGGCTTCACCCTGGTTTCACCCGATGTGGCCACCTGCCCGGATTGCCTGCGGGAACTGTTCGACCCCAGCGACCGGCGGTACCGCTACCCCTTCATCAACTGCACCAACTGCGGGCCGCGTTTCAGCATCATCCGCGCCCTTCCCTACGACCGGCCTCAAACCACCATGGCCGCCTTCACCATGTGCCCCGCCTGCCAGGCGGAGTACGATGACCCTCTGAACCGCCGTTTCCACGCCCAACCCAACGCCTGCCCGACCTGCGGCCCACATCTGTGGTTTGAGACCGCCGACCGGAGGCTCACTGTTCGCGGCTCGGACAAAGCCCTGACCACCGCGGCCCGTTGGCTGCGGGAAGGGCGCATCGTGGCCGTCAAAGGCCTGGGCGGGTTTCACCTGGCCTGCGACGCCACAGACACCCAGGCCGTGCAAAGGCTGCGGGAACGTAAGACACGGCCCCATAAACCCCTGGCCCTTATGATGCACGACCTGGAGATGGTACGGGGCTATTGCCGCCTGACCCCAGACGAAGAAGCCCTTCTCACCTCTCCTTCTGCGCCCATTGTGCTGCTGGAGCCTTTACCAGGAAACGACCTCTCGCCTCTGGTGGCCCCCGGACAACGGCGGGTGGGGGTGATGCTCCCTTACACGCCGCTGCACCATCTTCTCCTCCACGAGGTCCAACGCCCCCTGGTGATGACCAGCGGCAACCGCCGGGACGAGCCCATCGCCCGCACCAACGAGGAAGCACGGGCCAACCTCGCCGGCCTGGCCGACGCTTTTCTCTGGCACAATCGCCCCATCTATAACCGGGTGGACGATAGCGTGTGGGCCGTCACCGCCTTGGGTCCCATGCCCATCCGCCGCTCCCGAGGATACGCTCCGCAACCCATCGAGGTCCCCGTGGAGGCCCCCACACCCGTGCTGGCTACGGGGGGCGAAATGAAAAACACCTTTTGCCTGCTGGCGCGGGACCTGGCCTTCCTCAGCCAACACATCGGCGAGTTGGAACTGGCCGAGACCTGGGCCTTTTTCACGGAAAGCGTGGCCCGGTATCAGGAACTTTTCGGCATCACACCCGGCCTGATCGCCCACGACATGCATCCCGACTTCACCGTGACTGCCCTGGAGGCGTTGCAGGACCTGGCCCCCGGCGCGCGGCCCGTACCCGTGCAACACCACCATGCCCATATCGCCGCCTGCCTGGCCGAAAACGGGGTCACCGGCCCGGCGATCGGCGTGGCGCTGGACGGCACCGGCTACGGCCCCGACGGCACCATCTGGGGGGGCGAAATCCTGGTGGCTTCGCTGCGCCGGTATCATCGGGTGGGCCGCTGGCAGGTGTTCCCTCTTCCCGGCGGCGAAGCGGCCATCCGCCAGCCCCTCCGCATCGCCTTAGGGCTGCTGGGGTTGCTCTATAGCGAACCGCCTACCCTCCCCCTGCTTGAGGGGGTGGCCCCCCTGCTGCGTCACACCCTGTCCCGGCAGGTTCAACGGAAGATCAACACGCCCCTGACCTCCAGTTGTGGTCGCCTGTTCGACGCCGTGGCCGCGCTGCTGGGCGTGCGGGAAAGCATCACCTACGAAGGCCAGGCCGCCATCGAGTTGGAAACCCTGGCGGCCACCGCCTGGCCGGCCGCGCCGTTC
- the hypA gene encoding hydrogenase maturation nickel metallochaperone HypA, whose translation MHELPFVQNLLRIALEHAKKAGAKRILALHLVIGQMSTIVDDAVQFYWDILTQGTMAEGAKLHFRRVPAVFRCQICGHSYSPDGEHLACPQCGSSRVQLIQGDEFRLESMDVE comes from the coding sequence ATGCACGAACTGCCGTTCGTCCAAAACCTGCTGCGCATTGCGCTGGAACACGCCAAGAAAGCCGGAGCCAAACGCATCCTGGCCCTTCATCTGGTCATCGGCCAGATGTCCACCATTGTGGACGACGCCGTCCAGTTCTACTGGGACATTCTCACCCAGGGCACCATGGCCGAAGGGGCAAAACTGCACTTCCGTCGGGTGCCCGCTGTGTTCCGCTGTCAGATTTGCGGGCATTCCTACTCCCCCGACGGGGAGCACCTGGCCTGCCCGCAATGCGGCAGCAGCCGGGTCCAACTCATCCAGGGGGACGAATTCCGTCTGGAAAGTATGGATGTAGAATAG
- the hypB gene encoding hydrogenase nickel incorporation protein HypB: MSQRVPVVENILKANDQLAQTNRALLDKTHTFAINFMASPGAGKTSVILRTVEALKGKYRLAGIDGDIASTLDADRIAATGIPAVQINTGGACHLDAVMVQNALPKIDLDHTDVLIIENVGNLICPANFPLGVHLNVLIASVPEGDDKPYKYPPMYRGVQALLLNKTDLLPYFDFDVPRFRQGVEALNPGLAFFPVSAKTGDGFDRWLAWLQEQIDAYLGSV; the protein is encoded by the coding sequence ATGAGCCAGCGCGTTCCCGTTGTCGAGAACATTCTCAAGGCCAACGATCAGTTGGCCCAGACCAACCGCGCCTTGCTGGACAAAACCCACACCTTCGCGATCAATTTCATGGCCTCTCCAGGCGCAGGGAAAACCTCGGTGATCCTGCGGACCGTGGAAGCCCTCAAAGGAAAATACCGACTGGCCGGCATCGACGGCGATATTGCCTCCACCCTGGACGCGGACCGCATCGCCGCTACGGGCATCCCGGCTGTGCAGATCAACACAGGCGGGGCCTGTCACCTGGACGCGGTCATGGTGCAAAACGCCCTCCCCAAGATTGACCTTGACCACACCGATGTGCTCATCATCGAAAATGTGGGGAACCTAATTTGCCCGGCCAACTTTCCCCTGGGCGTCCACCTCAATGTGCTCATCGCTTCGGTTCCGGAGGGGGACGACAAGCCCTACAAATACCCGCCTATGTATCGCGGCGTTCAGGCCCTGTTGCTCAACAAAACCGACCTCCTACCTTATTTCGACTTCGATGTGCCGCGTTTTCGCCAGGGCGTCGAGGCCCTCAACCCCGGTCTGGCTTTCTTCCCCGTCTCAGCCAAAACGGGGGACGGTTTCGACCGGTGGCTCGCCTGGCTGCAAGAGCAGATTGACGCCTATCTGGGTTCTGTATAA